The Erythrolamprus reginae isolate rEryReg1 chromosome 5, rEryReg1.hap1, whole genome shotgun sequence genome window below encodes:
- the LOC139168572 gene encoding tigger transposable element-derived protein 1-like, with the protein MPPKRASSSSAETKGKRQRKTLTIQEKVKLLDMLKEGKSYTAVGRHYRINESSVRYIKKDEKNIRSTATFTFNKTAKRVVSSRYKGIIKMESALAIWMEDCRKKNIVLDSNMIRTKAKSLYDTMTGDDDNEEPQPSTSTASSTQKIEFTASKGWFEKFQKRFGIRSVSLHGEAASADNDAADYYVSHTFRTIIEEGGYVPEQVFNMDETGLFWKRMPSRTFIMKKEAKAPGFKAQKDRVTLVMCGNAAGFMVKPGLIYKSLNPRALKNKNKNVLPVYWMHNRKAWITKNLTRDWFHQCFLPEVKEYLKEKGLEFKVLLLMDNAGGHATDIGYSGVKITFLPPNTTSLIQPMDQGVIRAFKALYTRNSLQALVKAMDVDDNFSLKAYWREYTILSCLKNIQKALTEMKKETMNSCWKKLWPEVVKDYRGFSAEEIQHSAINKAVVLAKALGGEGFTDMTAQDVNDLLDTHAQPLSDEDLLELTKSASEEEEEDNDYAVEEDFGLTLERLAMMQRTAQQLVQMAEEFDTDMIRAIQLRNYIETGMLPYKNLLTQLKKERQQLPITMFLTREQKSDKPAIAPLAEVEVRAAETSENQDEVPPEEVVPQEAQ; encoded by the coding sequence ATGCCACCCAAACGGGCAAGTTCTTCATCTGCCGAAACCAAGGGGAAGCGTCAGCGCAAAACGCTGACGATTCAAGAAAAAGTGAAGCTGCTGGACATGCTCAAGGAAGGCAAATCGTACACAGCAGTAGGCCGGCATTACAGGATAAATGAATCAAGTGTACGCTAtataaagaaagatgagaagaatatCAGGTCTACGGCGACTTTTACATTCAATAAAACGGCAAAAAGGGTAGTTAGCAGCAGATATAAAGGCATCATTAAAATGGAGTCTGCTTTGGCAATTTGGATGGAAGACTGccgtaaaaaaaatattgttttggacTCTAACATGATCAGGACAAAGGCTAAGTCTCTGTATGACACCATGACGGGAGATGACGACAATGAAGAACCCCAACCTTCAACATCAACGGCTTCTAGCACCCAGAAGATTGAATTTACTGCAAGCAAGGGGTGGTTTGAAAAATTCCAGAAGCGCTTTGGCATTAGGAGCGTTTCGTTACATGGAGAGGCTGCCTCTGCTGATAACGACGCAGCAGACTATTACGTGAGCCACACATTCCGCACCATTATAGAAGAAGGGGGCTATGTACCTGAACAAGTCTTTAATATGGATGAGACAGgcttgttctggaagaggatgccatcGCGGACTTTTATTATGAAgaaggaagccaaagcccctggctttaaagcACAAAAAGATCGTGTGACATTGGTAATGTGTGGCAATGCTGCTGGATTCATGGTAAAGCCAGGGCTTATTTATAAGTCGCTGAATCCCAGAGCCCTCAAGAATAAAAACAAGAATGTGTTGCCTGTGTATTGGATGCACAACCGCAAGGCATGGATCACAAAGAACCTTACGAGGGACTGGTTCCATCAGTGTTTTCTTCCGGAGGTCAAGGAATATTTAAAAGAGAAGGGCCTGGAGTTCAAGGTGCTTTTGCTCATGGATAACGCTGGCGGCCATGCTACCGACATTGGGTACAGTGGAGTCAAGATTACCTTCTTGCCACCTAACACTACGTCGTTGATCCAGCCAATGGACCAAGGCGTCATTCGTGCGTTTAAGGCGCTGTATACGAGAAATTCGTTACAGGCACTCGTCAAAGCAATGGATGTGGATGACAATTTCTCACTAAAAGCGTACTGGCGTGAGTACACGATATTATCATGTCTCAAAAATATTCAGAAGGCCCTCACTGAAATGAAAAAGGAAACAATGAACTcgtgctggaagaaattgtggcctgaAGTAGTGAAGGATTACAGAGGATTCTCAGCAGAAGAAATTCAACATTCGGCAATAAATAAGGCTGTGGTCCTTGCAAAAGCCCTAGGGGGAGAGGGCTTTACTGATATGACTGCCCAAGATGTGAATGATCTTTTGGACACGCACGCCCAGCCATTGTCTGACGAAGACCTGCTGGAGTTGACCAAGTCCGCTagcgaagaagaggaggaagacaacgATTATGCTGTTGAAGAGGACTTTGGCTTGACGCTTGAACGCCTTGCAATGATGCAACGAACGGCTCAACAACTTGTGCAAATGGCCGAAGAGTTTGACACGGATATGATCCGTGCAATTCAGTTACGAAATTACATTGAAACGGGCATGCTGCCATACAAGAACTTGTTGACCCAGCTCAAGAAAGAACGCCAGCAACTTCCAATCACGATGTTCTTAACTCGTGAACAGAAGTCTGATAAGCCAGCGATAGCGCCTTTAGCAGAAGTAGAAGTCCGTGCTGCCGAAACATCTGAGAACCAAGATGAGGTACCACCTGAGGAAGTGGTACCTCAAGAAGCCCAGTAA